A section of the Candidatus Glassbacteria bacterium genome encodes:
- the sufB gene encoding Fe-S cluster assembly protein SufB: MSEEKQILEIDPQSRYKEKWGWRDPETYVFKPKKGLSREVVEEISFMKSEPDWMREFRLKSFGRFERKQMPGWGADLSGIDFQDIFYFLRATDKPGQSWDEVPDSIKNTFDRLGIPEAERKFLAGVSAQYESEVVYHKVQDDLVKKGVIFNDMDSGLREHPEIVKKYLGTVIPPGDNKMAALNSAVWSGGSFIYVPPGVRVEVPLQAYFRINTENMGQFERTLILAEEGSEVHYIEGCTAPVYSSVSLHSAVVELIAMPHARIRYTTIQNWSSNVYNLVTKRAVAGENAVVEWVDGNLGSRVTMKYPSVVLKGRKAHGEVLSLAMAGDGQHQDTGSKMIHAAPETTSLIVSKSISKGSGRTSYRGLVQVLPGAEKCKANVRCDALLIDDNSRSDTYPYMNIAEEDVEIGHEATVARIGDEQLFYLMSRGLNEEQAAAMIVRGFVEPIVKQLPMEYAVELNRLIELQMEGSVG, translated from the coding sequence ATGAGTGAGGAGAAGCAGATTCTCGAGATAGATCCCCAGAGCAGATACAAGGAGAAATGGGGTTGGCGGGACCCTGAAACCTACGTGTTCAAACCCAAGAAGGGCTTGAGCCGCGAAGTGGTCGAGGAAATCTCGTTCATGAAGAGCGAGCCGGATTGGATGCGCGAGTTCCGCCTCAAGTCGTTCGGCCGTTTCGAGCGCAAGCAGATGCCCGGTTGGGGCGCCGATCTGAGCGGGATTGATTTCCAGGACATTTTCTATTTCCTGCGTGCCACCGACAAGCCGGGGCAGTCTTGGGACGAGGTGCCGGACTCGATCAAGAACACCTTCGACCGCCTCGGAATCCCCGAGGCCGAGCGCAAGTTCCTGGCCGGTGTCAGCGCCCAGTACGAGAGCGAGGTGGTCTACCACAAGGTGCAGGACGATCTGGTTAAAAAAGGTGTCATTTTCAACGACATGGACAGCGGCCTGCGCGAACATCCCGAGATCGTTAAAAAATATCTCGGTACGGTGATCCCGCCCGGCGACAACAAGATGGCCGCCCTTAATTCGGCTGTCTGGTCCGGCGGGAGTTTTATCTACGTGCCTCCCGGGGTCAGGGTGGAAGTCCCCCTGCAGGCCTACTTCCGGATCAACACCGAGAACATGGGCCAGTTCGAGCGGACGCTGATCCTCGCCGAGGAGGGCTCCGAGGTCCACTACATCGAGGGCTGCACGGCGCCGGTCTACAGCAGCGTCTCGCTGCACTCGGCGGTTGTGGAGCTGATCGCCATGCCCCATGCGCGGATTCGCTACACCACCATCCAGAACTGGTCAAGCAACGTTTATAATCTGGTCACCAAACGCGCGGTGGCCGGGGAAAATGCGGTGGTGGAATGGGTGGACGGCAACCTGGGCAGCAGGGTCACCATGAAATACCCCTCGGTTGTGCTCAAGGGCCGCAAGGCCCACGGCGAGGTGCTGAGCCTGGCAATGGCCGGCGACGGGCAGCATCAGGACACGGGCTCCAAGATGATCCACGCAGCGCCGGAAACCACCTCGCTAATCGTCTCCAAGTCGATAAGCAAGGGCTCCGGCCGTACCAGCTACCGTGGTCTGGTCCAGGTGCTGCCTGGTGCGGAGAAGTGCAAGGCCAATGTCCGCTGCGACGCGCTGCTGATCGACGACAACTCGCGCTCGGACACCTATCCGTACATGAATATCGCCGAGGAGGATGTCGAGATCGGCCACGAGGCAACCGTTGCCCGGATCGGTGATGAGCAGTTGTTCTACCTGATGAGCCGCGGGCTCAACGAGGAGCAGGCGGCGGCGATGATTGTCCGCGGCTTCGTGGAGCCGATCGTAAAACAACTCCCGATGGAGTACGCCGTCGAGCTGAACCGTCTGATCGAATTGCAGATGGAAGGTTCGGTGGGCTGA
- a CDS encoding beta-glycosidase, translating to MWDEVEVSFTGPFRTDRLLLLPSAERGELKLKLDIRSFLPAQVQYGDPMWDTCRVEVTVREKNGGRVVVAPAGVRQAVRRDNRTRLELTIPLQNPDLWSPAEPFLYEADIRLLAGDGSLSDRLTRTFGMRDFDRDGRHFRLNGNKIMLRGTNITLHRFFEDPACGALPWDRDWVRRLLAEIPQAVHWNAMRICVGIAPSFWYEIADSAGLLLQNEWLYWQSHGWDEQIRSEYTDWVWADGSHPSIVIWDAINENWDDYVGNRLIPELKELDPTRIWDAGYMTAEHMGLDEMDEPHPYVMWGHSTGFADNPGDPPYPLGKLGYWPERNKQILTSNAVQLVNEYGWVWLWRDGTPALLTREVYGHYFGGSSTVAERRAFQAYWLQLQTEWLRAERSLAGVLAFCYLTDDLGFTGDWFTNPVSELNGTVTLDWFRHCFSPTAVFIDLADTRYIRGLPAREPGGRLDFNLVGVNDLAENAAGEVRLRLLDNSGGELWTTERNIEIPAWGKQFLPVTLELPDTPGGYLLLAEYSAKGGGESGPVLSRRFLRVGNSRERYDYFEYQPDKP from the coding sequence ATCTGGGATGAAGTTGAGGTGTCGTTTACCGGGCCTTTCCGGACCGACCGTCTTCTTCTGCTGCCATCGGCCGAACGCGGTGAACTGAAGCTGAAACTCGACATCCGCTCGTTCCTGCCGGCGCAGGTCCAATATGGCGATCCGATGTGGGATACGTGCCGGGTCGAGGTTACGGTCAGAGAGAAAAACGGCGGCCGTGTTGTCGTTGCTCCCGCTGGTGTCCGCCAGGCTGTCAGGCGGGATAACCGCACTCGGCTGGAATTGACCATCCCGCTCCAAAATCCTGACCTGTGGAGCCCCGCGGAACCGTTCCTCTACGAAGCGGATATCCGTCTGCTTGCCGGCGATGGCTCGCTCAGCGACCGGTTGACCCGCACGTTCGGCATGCGTGATTTTGACCGCGACGGCCGTCATTTCCGCCTCAATGGCAACAAAATCATGCTGCGCGGGACAAATATCACCCTGCACCGTTTTTTCGAGGACCCCGCCTGCGGAGCGCTGCCCTGGGACCGGGACTGGGTGCGGCGGCTGCTGGCGGAAATTCCGCAAGCAGTCCACTGGAACGCAATGCGGATCTGCGTGGGTATCGCTCCCTCGTTCTGGTATGAGATCGCCGACAGCGCGGGCCTTCTGCTCCAAAACGAATGGCTCTACTGGCAGAGCCACGGCTGGGACGAACAGATCAGGAGCGAGTACACGGACTGGGTCTGGGCCGACGGCAGCCACCCGAGTATCGTGATCTGGGACGCGATCAACGAGAACTGGGACGACTACGTGGGCAACCGGCTGATCCCCGAACTGAAAGAGCTCGATCCCACCAGAATCTGGGATGCGGGCTATATGACCGCCGAGCACATGGGTCTGGACGAGATGGATGAGCCGCATCCATACGTGATGTGGGGGCACAGCACGGGGTTTGCCGATAACCCCGGCGATCCTCCGTACCCGCTGGGCAAACTCGGTTACTGGCCTGAGCGTAACAAACAGATCCTGACCAGTAACGCGGTCCAGCTGGTAAATGAATACGGCTGGGTCTGGCTGTGGCGCGACGGGACCCCGGCGCTGTTGACCCGCGAGGTCTACGGGCATTATTTCGGCGGCAGTTCGACCGTGGCCGAGCGGCGGGCGTTCCAAGCCTACTGGCTCCAGTTACAGACCGAATGGCTGCGGGCCGAACGGTCCCTGGCCGGAGTCCTCGCATTCTGCTACCTGACCGATGATCTGGGCTTCACCGGCGACTGGTTCACCAATCCGGTCTCGGAATTGAACGGCACGGTGACCCTTGACTGGTTCCGTCACTGTTTCTCCCCCACAGCCGTCTTTATCGATCTGGCCGATACGCGCTATATCCGGGGACTGCCGGCCCGCGAACCTGGCGGCCGGCTGGATTTCAACCTGGTGGGCGTGAACGATCTGGCGGAAAACGCTGCTGGAGAGGTCAGGTTGAGATTGCTGGATAACAGTGGCGGTGAGCTGTGGACGACTGAGAGGAATATCGAGATTCCGGCTTGGGGCAAACAGTTCTTGCCTGTTACGCTGGAATTGCCCGACACTCCCGGCGGTTATCTGCTCCTTGCGGAATACAGCGCGAAGGGGGGCGGTGAATCAGGGCCTGTACTCAGCCGGAGGTTCTTACGGGTCGGGAACAGCCGGGAACGATACGACTACTTTGAATACCAGCCGGATAAACCATAG
- a CDS encoding metal-sulfur cluster assembly factor: MSTVDPNKIREYVKTVEDPEFEIDVVNLGLVYDITVDGGKATILMTLTSMGCPTAPLIEDRVKKAAMLAEGIDEAEVEWTFDPPWDPEMITEEGRDILESLGYL; this comes from the coding sequence ATGAGCACGGTTGATCCGAATAAAATCAGGGAGTATGTCAAAACTGTCGAGGACCCGGAATTCGAGATCGACGTCGTCAACCTCGGGCTGGTCTACGATATCACGGTCGACGGCGGCAAGGCGACTATCCTGATGACGCTGACCTCGATGGGCTGCCCCACGGCCCCGCTGATCGAGGACAGGGTGAAAAAGGCCGCGATGCTGGCCGAGGGGATCGACGAGGCCGAGGTGGAGTGGACATTCGATCCGCCCTGGGACCCGGAGATGATTACCGAGGAAGGCCGGGATATCCTGGAGTCCCTGGGTTACCTTTAA
- a CDS encoding nitrous oxide-stimulated promoter family protein translates to MLSNQEKLEINKERVGAWDKGKQKEFATLEKFVEVYCNHHHDTARGDICAECRELLDYGRKRLEMCAFDPKPKCKDCPTHCYRKDYRQKVREIMKFSGMHFIKRGRVDWLVRYFTH, encoded by the coding sequence ATGTTGTCGAATCAGGAGAAGCTTGAGATAAATAAGGAGCGGGTAGGGGCCTGGGACAAGGGCAAACAGAAAGAGTTCGCCACGCTGGAAAAGTTCGTGGAAGTCTACTGCAACCACCATCACGATACTGCCAGGGGCGATATTTGCGCCGAATGCAGGGAACTGCTCGACTACGGCCGCAAGCGGCTCGAAATGTGCGCCTTTGATCCCAAGCCCAAGTGCAAGGACTGCCCGACCCATTGCTACCGCAAGGACTACCGTCAGAAAGTGCGGGAGATAATGAAGTTCTCCGGGATGCACTTTATCAAGCGGGGAAGGGTCGACTGGCTGGTAAGGTATTTTACTCATTAG
- the sufS gene encoding SufS family cysteine desulfurase, whose protein sequence is MDVDTIRRDFPVLSREVKGKPLVYLDSAATSQKPAAVIDKVADCYRRYNANPHRGIHTLSEESTEEYEGAREKLAAFLGAETSGVVFTRNCTEAINLVAYAWARRNLGRGDKILATVTEHHSNIVPWQIVSRETGVAVEYLPVTDDGYLDLSGLDKLLDGSVKLVAVSGASNVLGTVNDLSALVAAAHDAGALVLVDGAQLVPHTQVDFDELGADFLAVAGHKMLGPSGIGALIARPELLEEMEPFMGGGGMIVDVTLEGSKWIEPPWKFEAGTPPLAEAIGLGAAVDYLSGIGMDRVRHHEQVLAEHALAKFAELDDFTLYGPQEPADRLATFSFNVGDSRGGIIHPHDAGTFFDSAGIAVRAGHHCAKPLMRRLGVVATCRASCYIYNTPAEIDALVDTVHRMRKFFIGVQ, encoded by the coding sequence TTGGATGTTGACACGATCCGGCGGGATTTCCCGGTGCTTTCGCGCGAGGTTAAGGGTAAACCGCTGGTTTACCTCGACTCGGCGGCCACCAGTCAGAAACCAGCGGCCGTGATCGATAAGGTCGCCGACTGTTACCGGCGGTACAACGCGAATCCGCACAGGGGCATTCATACGCTCAGCGAGGAATCCACCGAGGAGTACGAGGGTGCGCGCGAAAAGCTGGCCGCGTTCCTGGGAGCGGAAACCAGCGGCGTGGTCTTTACGCGTAACTGCACCGAGGCGATCAACCTGGTGGCCTATGCCTGGGCGCGCCGCAACCTGGGCCGGGGCGACAAAATTCTGGCCACGGTGACCGAGCACCATTCCAACATCGTGCCCTGGCAGATCGTCTCCCGGGAAACCGGCGTGGCGGTTGAGTATCTCCCGGTTACCGATGACGGTTATCTCGACCTTTCCGGGCTGGACAAACTGCTGGACGGCAGCGTGAAGCTGGTGGCTGTCAGCGGGGCCTCCAACGTGCTGGGGACGGTTAATGACCTCAGCGCACTGGTAGCCGCGGCCCATGATGCGGGAGCGCTGGTGCTGGTTGACGGAGCCCAGCTTGTGCCCCACACGCAGGTGGATTTCGATGAGCTTGGAGCGGATTTCCTGGCGGTGGCGGGCCACAAGATGCTGGGGCCGTCCGGAATAGGCGCGCTGATCGCCCGGCCGGAACTGCTGGAGGAAATGGAGCCGTTCATGGGCGGCGGCGGGATGATTGTGGACGTGACCCTGGAGGGCAGCAAGTGGATCGAGCCGCCCTGGAAGTTCGAGGCGGGCACTCCGCCGCTGGCCGAGGCGATCGGCCTGGGCGCGGCGGTGGACTACCTGAGCGGGATCGGCATGGACCGCGTGCGTCATCACGAACAGGTGCTGGCCGAACACGCACTGGCGAAATTCGCGGAACTCGACGATTTCACGCTCTACGGGCCGCAGGAACCGGCGGACAGGCTTGCGACATTCTCATTCAATGTCGGAGACAGCCGCGGCGGGATAATCCATCCGCACGACGCCGGCACTTTTTTCGACAGCGCCGGGATCGCCGTGCGCGCCGGCCATCACTGCGCTAAACCGCTGATGAGGCGGCTGGGCGTGGTCGCCACCTGCCGCGCGTCGTGTTACATCTACAACACCCCGGCGGAAATCGACGCGCTGGTGGATACGGTCCACAGGATGAGAAAATTTTTTATCGGAGTGCAGTGA
- a CDS encoding bacteriohemerythrin yields MSPWKPEYSVGVPGLDDQHKELFKLLDELSAAIENGDDSDLGNALSKMHVYILFHFSSEEHLLTKYGFDKLDQHIAKHADFKEKVQEFNARLSGDKRQLAVEIRDYLDGWISNHILETDKAYEQFLSARIKFKADPEQPS; encoded by the coding sequence ATGTCGCCCTGGAAGCCGGAATACAGCGTGGGTGTGCCCGGACTGGATGACCAGCATAAAGAGTTGTTTAAGCTGCTCGATGAGCTGTCAGCCGCTATCGAGAACGGGGACGATAGCGATCTGGGCAATGCGCTGAGTAAGATGCATGTCTACATACTGTTCCATTTTTCCAGCGAGGAGCACCTGCTGACCAAGTACGGGTTCGATAAGCTGGACCAGCATATCGCCAAGCACGCTGATTTCAAGGAAAAAGTGCAGGAGTTCAATGCCAGACTGTCCGGCGACAAGCGGCAACTGGCCGTGGAGATCAGGGATTATCTCGACGGCTGGATCTCGAACCATATCCTCGAAACCGACAAGGCTTACGAGCAGTTCCTCTCCGCGAGAATCAAGTTCAAGGCAGATCCAGAACAGCCCTCTTAG
- a CDS encoding SUF system NifU family Fe-S cluster assembly protein, with protein MEFEELYQEIILDHYRSPRNRCSEQEATGGNCVKHENPLCGDELLLSVELDGDGRKIARVCFAGHGCSISQASASMMTEAVLGMERCQALAMVDRVRAMMHGEPPDEDLGDAEALQGVSKFPVRIKCALLAWLALKSSLENGNHLAEKNHEHG; from the coding sequence TTGGAGTTCGAGGAACTTTACCAGGAAATTATCCTGGACCATTACCGTAGCCCGCGCAACCGTTGCAGCGAGCAGGAAGCCACCGGGGGAAACTGCGTGAAACATGAAAACCCTCTGTGCGGAGATGAGCTGCTGCTGTCGGTTGAGCTGGACGGGGACGGGCGGAAGATAGCCAGAGTCTGTTTCGCCGGGCATGGCTGCAGTATCAGCCAGGCGTCGGCCTCGATGATGACCGAGGCGGTGCTGGGCATGGAGCGCTGCCAGGCGCTGGCGATGGTGGACAGGGTGCGGGCGATGATGCACGGAGAACCGCCGGATGAGGACCTGGGCGATGCGGAGGCGCTGCAGGGTGTGAGCAAGTTCCCTGTGCGGATCAAATGCGCCCTGCTGGCCTGGCTGGCCTTGAAATCATCGCTGGAAAACGGGAACCACTTAGCAGAGAAAAATCATGAGCACGGTTGA
- a CDS encoding non-heme iron oxygenase ferredoxin subunit, whose protein sequence is MSFLRAAGDKEVKPGQALRVELDGRLIALVRTADGRLFAVDDTCTHEQESLSDGFVEEGWIECPRHGAQFDLESGRALTLPALEKLGTYEVKVEIGEIMVNIT, encoded by the coding sequence ATGAGCTTTCTCCGGGCGGCGGGCGATAAGGAAGTAAAACCGGGCCAGGCTCTTCGCGTGGAACTCGATGGCAGGCTGATCGCGCTTGTCCGGACAGCCGACGGCAGGTTGTTCGCGGTGGACGATACCTGCACCCACGAGCAGGAAAGCCTCTCCGACGGGTTCGTGGAGGAAGGGTGGATAGAGTGCCCGCGCCACGGCGCGCAGTTCGATCTGGAAAGTGGCAGGGCGCTCACCCTGCCGGCGCTCGAAAAACTTGGCACCTACGAAGTCAAGGTTGAAATCGGCGAAATAATGGTTAACATTACATAA
- a CDS encoding carbon-nitrogen hydrolase family protein: MRPGGDEMRLFFVVTVVLNLGWAAADVSAAGIVSGKYAATGQTKTSLRVASCSVVPDKWDKAANWARIESLVIRAVEETGAAMVVTPEGALEGYVINEVNADRDTGRWEESVKKLIAVAEPLDGPYLVRARALADSLEIFLVLGFLERRGERLFNSVILIDPDGDIIGRYSKTHFAQGYEINPVCYTPGENYPVFQTPFGKVGMLICYDRQLPEPARILALKGAQVLLVPSYGSYDLDGWNTRLLQTRAYENGAYLVFCHPFQSLLIGRNGSLVSMAGPGEYTCYEINTSPDRYEGRFANRRPETYGELLEK; this comes from the coding sequence ATGCGGCCCGGAGGTGATGAGATGCGACTCTTTTTTGTTGTCACGGTGGTGCTGAACCTTGGATGGGCTGCAGCGGACGTTTCCGCCGCTGGAATTGTCAGCGGCAAGTACGCCGCCACCGGCCAGACAAAGACGTCTCTCAGGGTCGCTTCATGTTCAGTGGTGCCTGACAAGTGGGACAAAGCGGCCAACTGGGCCCGGATCGAGAGCCTGGTAATACGGGCTGTGGAGGAAACCGGGGCCGCGATGGTGGTTACGCCCGAGGGTGCGCTGGAGGGCTACGTGATCAACGAGGTCAACGCAGACCGGGACACCGGGCGCTGGGAAGAGAGCGTAAAGAAGTTGATCGCGGTGGCCGAGCCGCTGGACGGGCCTTATCTCGTCAGGGCGCGGGCCCTGGCCGACAGCCTTGAGATATTCCTGGTGCTGGGATTCCTGGAGCGCCGGGGCGAGCGGCTGTTCAACAGCGTGATCCTGATCGACCCGGACGGAGATATTATCGGCCGATACAGCAAAACCCATTTCGCCCAGGGCTACGAGATCAATCCGGTGTGCTACACTCCCGGCGAGAACTACCCGGTGTTCCAGACCCCGTTCGGCAAAGTGGGCATGCTGATCTGCTACGACCGCCAGTTGCCCGAGCCAGCCCGGATTTTGGCGCTCAAGGGCGCGCAGGTGCTGTTGGTGCCATCCTACGGCAGCTATGATCTCGATGGCTGGAATACCCGCCTGCTGCAGACCCGGGCCTATGAGAACGGGGCGTATCTGGTGTTCTGCCACCCGTTCCAGAGCCTGTTGATCGGCCGCAACGGGTCGCTGGTCTCCATGGCCGGTCCCGGTGAATACACCTGCTATGAGATCAATACCAGCCCGGACCGCTACGAGGGGCGCTTTGCCAACCGACGGCCGGAGACCTACGGGGAGCTGCTTGAGAAGTAG
- the sufD gene encoding Fe-S cluster assembly protein SufD — MYMVNSTASDAGIEAAVENGPGWLADLRQDAWRRACSLELPKSSEEFWRYTDLKLLDPGNYRQLTHDDSTALERLPSRAQNALELSGTDSGGKLVHADGLPFSAELSGEIAAKGVIFTDLATAVNEHEELLRGRLGGLVGAEDIFGAWNLAHHRGGTFLYVPEGVELETPLQSLHWLTEQGALVQPRTVVVVERGARVVFNDIYTSSPVEQPSLVNPVTELYAAEDSQVGWVTWQDWGAGVRHHSNVKASLADNAKLNTLQVTLGGDFSRTWKECELAGPGAESIMLGLYFAHRRQHFEHWTVQDHVAPHTRSDLLYKGALDDESRTVYYGTIKVRPDARRTDAYQANRNLALSRKAKAVTNPQLEIETNDVRCTHGATVGQVDSDHLYYLMSRGMRRADAERLLIFGFFNEVLDRVEWSGMHELLAAAILSKLGGDE; from the coding sequence ATGTACATGGTAAACAGCACGGCATCGGATGCAGGTATCGAAGCGGCGGTGGAGAACGGTCCCGGCTGGCTGGCCGATCTCAGGCAGGATGCCTGGCGGCGGGCATGTTCGCTGGAACTGCCGAAAAGCAGCGAGGAGTTCTGGCGCTACACGGACCTGAAGCTGCTTGATCCGGGTAATTACCGTCAGCTCACCCACGACGACAGCACTGCGCTCGAGCGGCTGCCGTCACGGGCACAGAACGCCCTGGAACTCAGCGGCACGGACAGCGGCGGAAAGCTGGTCCATGCCGACGGACTTCCTTTCAGTGCGGAGTTGAGCGGGGAGATTGCCGCCAAAGGCGTGATCTTCACCGATCTGGCAACAGCGGTTAACGAGCATGAAGAGCTCCTGCGCGGGCGGCTGGGCGGGCTGGTTGGCGCTGAGGACATTTTCGGAGCCTGGAACCTGGCCCACCATCGCGGCGGCACGTTCCTTTACGTGCCGGAGGGGGTCGAGCTGGAAACGCCCCTGCAGTCGCTGCACTGGCTCACCGAGCAGGGCGCGCTGGTCCAGCCGCGTACGGTTGTGGTTGTCGAACGCGGCGCACGAGTGGTTTTCAACGATATCTACACCTCCTCGCCCGTGGAGCAGCCATCACTGGTCAATCCGGTAACCGAGCTGTATGCCGCGGAGGATTCGCAAGTCGGTTGGGTTACCTGGCAGGACTGGGGCGCGGGTGTGCGGCACCATTCCAATGTCAAGGCCTCGCTGGCCGATAACGCCAAGCTGAACACGCTGCAGGTTACCCTGGGCGGAGATTTCTCCCGGACGTGGAAAGAGTGCGAGCTGGCCGGACCGGGGGCCGAGAGTATCATGCTCGGTCTCTATTTCGCCCACCGTCGGCAGCATTTCGAGCACTGGACCGTCCAGGACCACGTGGCCCCGCATACCCGCAGCGACCTGCTCTACAAGGGGGCGCTGGATGACGAAAGCCGCACGGTCTATTACGGCACGATCAAGGTCCGTCCCGACGCCCGCCGGACCGATGCCTACCAGGCGAACCGCAACCTGGCGCTGAGCCGTAAGGCCAAGGCGGTTACCAATCCACAGCTCGAGATCGAAACGAACGACGTGCGCTGCACCCACGGCGCCACCGTGGGCCAGGTTGACAGCGACCATCTGTACTACCTGATGAGCCGGGGTATGCGCCGCGCCGACGCCGAGCGCCTGCTGATTTTCGGCTTCTTCAACGAGGTGCTCGACCGGGTAGAATGGTCGGGGATGCACGAGCTGCTGGCTGCGGCGATCCTGAGCAAACTGGGGGGAGACGAATGA
- a CDS encoding 4Fe-4S ferredoxin, with protein MVREIIKIDEELCNGCGDCVTSCAEGAIQIIDGKAKLVSETYCDGLGACIGDCPTGALTIEEREADEFDEEAVEQHLGGMKEKQKIEDIVSRAMGHKPAGGHGHAPAHGGGGCPGSMSRMFEQAPDRDPAADELAPALSRLGNWPVQLMLAPINAPCFAGADLLISADCAPFAHANFHGEFIKGKTVLIGCPKLDDSGHYQDKLTRIFGTNSVKSVEVLFMEVPCCFGLASLVQSAIADSGRQIPLKHTKIGVRGDVVESGEA; from the coding sequence ATCGTCAGAGAAATCATTAAGATAGACGAGGAATTGTGCAACGGCTGCGGGGATTGTGTTACCTCCTGCGCCGAGGGCGCGATCCAGATTATAGACGGCAAGGCCAAGCTTGTCAGCGAGACCTACTGCGACGGCCTGGGAGCCTGTATCGGCGACTGTCCGACCGGAGCGCTGACTATCGAGGAGCGCGAGGCCGACGAGTTCGACGAGGAAGCTGTGGAACAGCATCTCGGCGGCATGAAGGAGAAGCAGAAGATCGAAGACATTGTCAGCCGGGCGATGGGACACAAGCCCGCCGGCGGCCACGGCCATGCGCCTGCTCACGGGGGAGGCGGATGCCCGGGATCGATGAGCAGGATGTTCGAGCAGGCTCCCGACCGGGATCCCGCGGCCGATGAGCTCGCCCCGGCGCTCTCGCGCCTCGGAAACTGGCCGGTCCAGTTGATGCTGGCTCCGATCAACGCTCCTTGTTTCGCCGGAGCGGACCTGCTGATCTCGGCCGATTGCGCGCCGTTTGCCCACGCTAATTTTCATGGTGAATTCATCAAGGGCAAAACAGTGCTGATCGGCTGTCCCAAGCTTGATGATTCCGGGCATTACCAGGATAAGCTGACCCGGATATTCGGGACGAACAGCGTCAAGTCGGTTGAGGTTCTGTTCATGGAAGTGCCCTGCTGTTTCGGGCTGGCAAGTCTGGTGCAGAGCGCTATTGCCGACAGCGGCCGTCAAATCCCGCTGAAACATACCAAGATCGGAGTCAGGGGCGATGTTGTCGAATCAGGAGAAGCTTGA
- the sufC gene encoding Fe-S cluster assembly ATPase SufC, whose amino-acid sequence MSDPILVLEDLHVSVEDTEILKGVSLELPRGEVHAMMGPNGSGKSTMANVLMGHPAYEVTSGRILFKGRDVTGMEPDEKSRLGMFLAFQYPVEIPGVSMMNFLRQSLNARREEDIKPRDFRKLVNDKLELLGMDPSFARRNLNEGFSGGEKKRNEVLQMALLEPELAVLDETDSGLDIDAVRIVSESVNAMRGPEIGFLVITHYMRILNYLDPDVVHIMFDGRIVKSGGAELAHELEEKGYNSIREEFGVKEEISG is encoded by the coding sequence ATGAGCGATCCGATTCTGGTTTTGGAGGACCTCCACGTATCAGTGGAGGATACGGAGATACTTAAAGGGGTCAGCCTGGAGCTGCCGCGGGGCGAGGTGCACGCCATGATGGGTCCCAACGGCAGCGGTAAATCCACGATGGCCAATGTGCTGATGGGCCACCCGGCCTACGAGGTCACCTCCGGCAGGATCCTGTTCAAGGGGCGAGACGTGACCGGGATGGAGCCAGACGAAAAGAGCCGTCTCGGCATGTTCCTGGCCTTCCAGTACCCGGTGGAGATTCCCGGGGTATCGATGATGAATTTCCTGCGCCAGTCGCTCAACGCGCGGCGCGAGGAAGATATCAAACCCAGGGATTTCCGCAAGCTGGTCAACGACAAGCTGGAGTTGCTGGGCATGGACCCGTCGTTTGCCAGGCGCAACCTGAACGAGGGATTCAGCGGCGGCGAGAAGAAGCGTAACGAGGTGCTCCAGATGGCCCTGCTGGAACCCGAACTGGCCGTGCTCGACGAAACCGACAGCGGTCTCGATATCGACGCGGTCCGGATTGTCAGCGAGTCGGTGAACGCCATGCGCGGGCCTGAAATCGGGTTCCTGGTGATCACCCATTACATGCGGATTCTTAATTACCTGGACCCCGACGTGGTCCATATCATGTTTGACGGCCGGATTGTCAAGAGCGGCGGAGCCGAGCTGGCCCACGAACTGGAAGAAAAGGGCTATAACTCGATTCGCGAGGAATTCGGCGTAAAAGAGGAAATCTCAGGCTGA